The uncultured Desulfuromonas sp. genome has a segment encoding these proteins:
- a CDS encoding outer membrane lipoprotein-sorting protein, whose translation MKHISLSILLLTVLLAGLPLSAVAVTESLTAEQVAYNVYHRDVGQDLQMVGSMDLISKSGHVRHREMLTQRRDTPSERRVLIRFTAPADIRDTAFLVIEDTDDNTTQQHLYLPALKRTRRIVSAQQGRSFVNSDFTYEDMQRHPVAEWEYVLKDPESVLGHDCYVLISTPTPGTETQYSKIVSWIEKEHFLPLRTCFWDGKGEQTKTYTVEKVDIIEGIATEMSVLMEDHADQHQTRLTTYRVQYNTGLPARLLTTRALEP comes from the coding sequence ATGAAGCATATTAGTTTGTCAATTTTGCTGCTGACCGTTCTTCTTGCGGGTCTGCCTCTTTCTGCGGTCGCTGTAACGGAGTCACTGACTGCCGAGCAGGTGGCCTACAACGTCTATCATCGGGATGTGGGGCAAGATCTGCAGATGGTCGGATCGATGGATCTGATCAGCAAAAGCGGTCATGTGCGCCATCGGGAGATGTTGACCCAGCGCCGCGATACCCCCAGCGAACGGCGGGTGTTGATCCGCTTTACCGCTCCGGCGGATATCCGGGATACGGCATTTTTAGTTATTGAGGATACGGACGATAATACCACCCAGCAACATCTCTACCTTCCGGCCCTCAAACGAACCCGGCGGATTGTTTCCGCACAACAGGGCCGCAGTTTCGTCAATTCGGATTTTACCTATGAGGATATGCAACGGCATCCTGTGGCTGAATGGGAGTATGTGCTTAAAGATCCGGAATCAGTTCTCGGGCATGATTGCTATGTCCTGATCAGCACCCCAACGCCTGGAACGGAAACGCAATATAGCAAGATTGTTTCCTGGATTGAAAAAGAGCATTTTCTCCCCTTGCGCACGTGTTTTTGGGATGGAAAGGGGGAGCAGACAAAAACCTACACGGTTGAAAAAGTAGATATAATTGAGGGCATTGCAACGGAGATGTCCGTGCTCATGGAGGATCACGCCGATCAGCATCAAACCCGGCTGACGACCTATCGTGTTCAATATAACACGGGACTTCCCGCCAGACTCCTGACAACGCGTGCTTTGGAACCATAG
- a CDS encoding PEP-CTERM sorting domain-containing protein (PEP-CTERM proteins occur, often in large numbers, in the proteomes of bacteria that also encode an exosortase, a predicted intramembrane cysteine proteinase. The presence of a PEP-CTERM domain at a protein's C-terminus predicts cleavage within the sorting domain, followed by covalent anchoring to some some component of the (usually Gram-negative) cell surface. Many PEP-CTERM proteins exhibit an unusual sequence composition that includes large numbers of potential glycosylation sites. Expression of one such protein has been shown restore the ability of a bacterium to form floc, a type of biofilm.), which produces MKVFRYLFVLFALCLMASPTLALTINFSDQTATDGSGKTSPYIGSDSSLTYFIETFDETGSSPFGEGVYSSDSTNIAASTITVDAGGAFNTLDPTKLDVVGGFGITTGTKSYAATPADDRTSFAYGPGAPGAGYALPASVKIENEDFLGYQPGVYVRYLGLYYGSIDNYNEIAFYSGDSLLTTASGFLTDGILSGSEILVYMNGTTGNQFEEGSNVYVNMFFDADELFTAFEFRSTGVAFELDNVVAGVAPAPVPEPSTVLLLGTGLAALGFAVRRRR; this is translated from the coding sequence ATGAAAGTTTTCCGATACCTGTTTGTTCTATTCGCGCTATGTCTTATGGCAAGCCCCACATTAGCCCTTACAATAAATTTCAGCGACCAAACTGCAACAGACGGATCCGGGAAGACAAGCCCATATATCGGCTCTGACTCCTCATTGACCTATTTCATAGAAACCTTTGACGAAACGGGATCCAGCCCATTTGGTGAAGGGGTTTACAGTTCCGATTCAACCAATATTGCGGCCAGCACGATCACCGTCGATGCAGGCGGGGCATTCAACACACTCGACCCGACAAAACTCGACGTGGTTGGCGGTTTTGGCATCACAACCGGCACAAAAAGTTACGCGGCAACCCCTGCTGATGACAGAACGTCATTTGCTTATGGCCCTGGGGCACCTGGAGCAGGATATGCATTGCCGGCATCTGTAAAAATAGAAAACGAAGACTTTCTGGGATACCAACCGGGAGTTTATGTTCGCTACTTGGGGCTGTATTATGGATCGATTGACAACTATAATGAAATTGCATTCTACAGTGGCGACTCATTGTTAACAACAGCAAGCGGTTTTCTGACGGACGGTATTTTATCCGGCAGTGAGATCCTTGTTTACATGAATGGGACAACCGGAAATCAGTTTGAAGAAGGTTCGAATGTGTATGTAAATATGTTTTTTGATGCGGACGAATTGTTTACAGCTTTTGAGTTTCGCTCCACAGGCGTAGCATTTGAACTGGACAATGTGGTTGCCGGCGTTGCTCCGGCACCAGTTCCGGAACCTTCTACCGTTCTGCTGTTGGGAACCGGCTTAGCGGCCCTGGGTTTCGCGGTTCGCCGTCGTCGATAA
- a CDS encoding DUF1302 family protein: MTKHTLPATKLSPQRFYLDVESTLPSAGIPRFIRVEDGRLDKIRIGLHQTSMRIVFDIGPDQSCLMHLTNGAEGGLIVDVIISEQPRKSMLEPPSAVGVMSQETETVVKRDFAHVDEPPAPEEPSVAMETEPVFQRPEESETAFSLWGELFGYTAQDLENDDYDDDALSHVQARVGGELEQDLSSGYVLQGRVGMEFDRLYYDADEADEDTEVRLYEGYLLLTAPAWDVSLGKQRVRWGKSDQLSPLDSLNPEDLRQFMTLDLEERKDPSWLARLRTYGEIFTFEAVVSPWFEESDLDYFDSDWALYRNLRQTILSHPDIPAALKSYAEALRVHEREPSDSVENMSGAVRLLWQTERADFALSYRYGWETLPTIVSFPVKNIRYDGDPETDPTALLATAVLTDEMVEARYKRQKISGFEWETVLDLIGLRGEIAYIDKISFLASDLTSTRHDVGHLVTGIDYTSEEEWYFNLQTSWMHIFDYDKQILYFEQDNVALLGEIRKPIWRGNLEFATRYNYTLTDGSSYVQPSMTLKYFPNTACELGINLFSGDGDTLLGSYDQADQVYMRLDISL, from the coding sequence ATGACCAAGCATACCCTGCCGGCAACAAAACTAAGTCCGCAGCGGTTCTATCTTGATGTGGAGTCGACCCTCCCTTCTGCTGGAATCCCTCGATTTATTCGGGTTGAGGATGGCCGCCTCGACAAGATCCGTATTGGTCTTCACCAGACGAGTATGCGCATCGTTTTTGATATCGGCCCGGATCAGAGCTGTCTTATGCACCTGACAAATGGTGCTGAGGGGGGACTGATCGTCGACGTGATTATTTCTGAGCAGCCACGCAAAAGCATGTTGGAACCACCCTCTGCTGTTGGCGTCATGAGCCAAGAAACAGAAACTGTCGTCAAGCGAGACTTCGCTCATGTCGATGAGCCTCCGGCCCCGGAAGAACCATCTGTAGCGATGGAAACAGAGCCTGTTTTTCAACGGCCCGAAGAATCTGAGACAGCGTTTTCTCTCTGGGGAGAGTTGTTTGGTTATACAGCCCAGGATTTGGAAAATGATGATTATGATGATGACGCACTGAGCCACGTTCAAGCCAGGGTCGGTGGAGAGTTGGAGCAGGACCTTTCATCGGGCTATGTTTTGCAAGGCCGTGTTGGGATGGAATTCGATCGTCTTTATTATGATGCCGACGAGGCTGATGAAGACACTGAGGTGCGTCTGTACGAAGGCTATCTGCTTTTGACGGCACCGGCTTGGGACGTTTCTCTTGGTAAGCAACGGGTGCGCTGGGGGAAAAGCGATCAACTTTCTCCCCTTGACAGCCTTAATCCGGAAGATTTACGTCAATTCATGACCTTGGACCTCGAAGAGCGTAAGGATCCTTCCTGGCTGGCTCGTCTGCGGACCTATGGCGAAATCTTTACTTTTGAAGCGGTTGTCAGCCCCTGGTTTGAGGAATCCGACTTGGATTACTTTGATTCCGATTGGGCGTTGTATCGTAATTTGCGGCAAACCATCCTGAGCCATCCGGATATCCCTGCGGCACTTAAATCCTATGCCGAGGCGTTGAGAGTTCACGAACGCGAACCGAGCGACAGTGTCGAAAATATGTCAGGAGCGGTGCGTTTATTATGGCAGACCGAGCGAGCGGATTTTGCCCTGAGTTATCGCTATGGCTGGGAGACGTTACCGACCATCGTGAGTTTTCCCGTTAAAAATATCCGCTATGACGGTGATCCCGAAACCGATCCCACCGCGTTACTGGCCACGGCTGTTTTAACCGATGAAATGGTCGAAGCGCGTTATAAACGGCAGAAAATTTCCGGATTTGAGTGGGAGACGGTTCTTGATCTTATCGGTTTGCGCGGTGAAATTGCCTACATTGATAAAATCTCCTTTTTGGCCTCTGATTTGACCTCAACTCGCCACGATGTCGGCCATCTGGTCACGGGAATCGATTATACCTCGGAAGAAGAGTGGTATTTTAATCTCCAAACCTCCTGGATGCATATTTTCGACTACGATAAACAGATCCTCTATTTTGAACAGGATAACGTTGCCTTGTTAGGAGAGATTCGTAAACCAATCTGGCGCGGTAATCTCGAATTCGCCACCCGTTACAATTACACCCTGACGGACGGCAGCAGTTATGTACAACCCTCGATGACGTTGAAATATTTTCCTAATACAGCCTGTGAGCTTGGCATTAACCTTTTCAGCGGTGACGGAGATACGTTGTTGGGCTCCTACGATCAGGCGGACCAAGTTTACATGCGCCTCGATATTTCTTTATGA
- a CDS encoding MMPL family transporter has protein sequence MIRHFVDRNCQAIFKFPLFYLSLLILLTGGLFWFYATLPTETSVESLIIDDDPDLVFYETFKEQFGEDEFLVVGFSAPDVFDADVLAYVSEQTDRLERLDDVESVVSLTNVEDFVGFDDDFIVEPLVTNLPRTTQDKEALRRRALDNSLIHGPLVNSATSATLFLVRPGKQHNDPGFDERLVRQVEHAFSEAKPPFPGFSWHIAGWLVTDVNLSRSMTRDMMTFMPLTFVLLILLVGMALRNTWAIVLAMVNVSVCLIWTLAFLNLVGGAMSPMTSILPPLMMALAVSDSIHVFNAFLKQDRQHQPLPEVMRHVLIHLAAPCFLTSFTTAIGFASLSVSQVPPIRHFGLAAAGGMMAEFLLTMTLIPLGIYFLRHKKGLQTPSMETRSVLYRPLKAFARILPRYRTVLLWTSGVLIVFSMLSALNIRVETNLLEYFKRDSSVWNASRFIDDQLGGVETLEISLRASQEGAFLEPEALQAIAHVESFLRQQDIVTEVTSVNDFFREMNKAFHNEDPDWFVLPDSRAMAAQYLLLYDGDDLGYLLSEERNWTRVTARITEHNSSVVSGYIESTQSYLDKVTQGTTLEARVTGKTLIANKLIDFIVNSQVQSLALAFFLIFLVMLRVFRSWKLGLISLVPNMMPILLNFAVMGLFEVPLNSATAIISAVAIGIAVDDTIHFICQYQQQRQSGNDAIIAVENAVCIKGSPIVITSLIMTGGFGILLFGSFVPTIQFGVLSALIMVFAVISDLVVLPALLLKFD, from the coding sequence ATGATTCGCCATTTTGTTGATCGGAACTGCCAGGCCATTTTTAAATTTCCCCTGTTTTATTTAAGCCTGTTGATTCTCCTTACAGGAGGGCTTTTCTGGTTTTATGCCACTCTGCCCACCGAAACCTCGGTTGAGTCTCTGATTATCGACGACGATCCTGACCTGGTCTTTTACGAAACATTTAAAGAGCAGTTTGGCGAAGATGAGTTTCTTGTCGTCGGTTTCTCCGCGCCGGATGTTTTCGACGCAGACGTTCTGGCCTATGTCTCTGAACAAACGGATCGTCTGGAACGCCTGGATGACGTTGAGAGTGTGGTCAGCCTTACAAATGTCGAAGATTTTGTTGGTTTTGACGATGACTTTATTGTTGAGCCGTTAGTCACAAACTTACCCCGAACCACCCAGGACAAAGAAGCGTTACGCCGGCGGGCATTAGACAATAGCCTGATTCATGGTCCGCTGGTCAATAGTGCAACCTCGGCCACCCTTTTTCTGGTTCGGCCCGGCAAGCAACATAATGACCCCGGGTTTGATGAGCGCCTTGTACGACAGGTTGAACATGCCTTCTCTGAGGCCAAGCCCCCGTTCCCCGGTTTTTCCTGGCACATTGCCGGCTGGTTGGTCACCGATGTCAACTTGAGCCGTTCCATGACACGGGACATGATGACCTTCATGCCGTTGACCTTTGTCCTGTTGATTCTGTTGGTGGGAATGGCATTACGCAATACCTGGGCCATTGTGCTGGCCATGGTCAACGTCAGTGTCTGTCTGATCTGGACTTTGGCGTTTCTCAATCTTGTCGGGGGCGCCATGAGCCCCATGACCTCAATTTTGCCGCCCTTGATGATGGCACTCGCCGTGTCTGACAGTATTCATGTCTTCAACGCCTTCCTTAAGCAAGACCGTCAACACCAGCCACTGCCCGAGGTGATGCGCCATGTTCTGATCCATTTGGCAGCGCCCTGCTTTCTCACCAGCTTTACCACCGCCATCGGCTTTGCCTCCCTGTCGGTGAGTCAGGTCCCACCAATTCGCCACTTTGGTCTGGCTGCCGCCGGTGGCATGATGGCCGAATTTTTACTGACCATGACCCTGATCCCTCTCGGCATCTATTTTTTGCGGCATAAAAAGGGGCTGCAAACCCCGTCAATGGAAACACGTTCCGTACTTTACCGGCCACTGAAAGCGTTTGCACGAATTCTGCCCCGTTACCGCACCGTTCTATTATGGACAAGTGGCGTATTAATTGTTTTTTCCATGCTGTCTGCGCTGAATATTCGCGTTGAGACCAATCTATTAGAGTATTTTAAACGCGACAGCTCGGTATGGAACGCCTCCCGCTTTATCGATGATCAGCTCGGCGGTGTCGAGACGCTGGAAATTTCGTTGCGGGCCTCACAGGAAGGTGCGTTTCTTGAGCCGGAGGCATTACAGGCTATCGCACATGTGGAGAGTTTTTTGCGACAGCAGGATATTGTCACCGAGGTGACATCCGTCAATGATTTCTTTCGGGAAATGAACAAGGCCTTCCACAATGAAGATCCGGATTGGTTTGTATTGCCGGACAGCCGTGCCATGGCGGCCCAATATCTACTACTCTACGATGGCGATGATCTTGGCTATTTGTTGAGTGAAGAACGCAATTGGACCCGAGTCACGGCGCGGATTACCGAGCACAATTCAAGTGTGGTGTCCGGTTATATTGAATCGACACAGTCATATCTCGATAAGGTCACTCAGGGAACGACACTTGAGGCCAGGGTCACCGGAAAGACATTAATCGCCAACAAGCTCATTGATTTTATTGTCAACAGCCAAGTGCAAAGCCTCGCGTTGGCTTTTTTCCTGATCTTCCTTGTGATGCTGAGAGTGTTTCGCTCCTGGAAGCTTGGCTTGATATCCCTGGTTCCCAATATGATGCCCATTCTGCTCAATTTTGCTGTTATGGGGCTGTTCGAGGTGCCGCTTAACAGTGCAACAGCCATTATTTCCGCCGTGGCTATCGGTATTGCCGTTGACGATACCATACACTTTATTTGCCAGTATCAGCAGCAACGGCAAAGTGGGAACGATGCGATTATTGCTGTTGAGAATGCCGTCTGTATCAAAGGGAGCCCGATTGTGATTACCTCACTGATTATGACCGGAGGATTCGGTATCTTGCTGTTTGGCAGCTTTGTTCCCACCATTCAATTCGGTGTGCTCAGTGCGTTGATTATGGTTTTTGCCGTGATCAGTGATCTGGTTGTATTGCCCGCGTTGCTGCTGAAATTTGATTAA
- a CDS encoding PEP-CTERM sorting domain-containing protein, translated as MKRLTTLLAAFVLFSGIGINANAFVIQDFTLDFSVIDSDFGTYSNINNINYDSILEPNTWIFQDLGSDGVLGNGDTFTESGFMNLSSLSPGGTPFLFDTDNSLGYGANHSFYVNMYYTNLTGSISEYDDKGTTDPTDDTWNYSFDSGAGTVGWYFDNDADPSNGTISTLLTGHVIPLSSGTADGFLSGAGASSNWDVTAEIDTVNIAGFLLDEEGNELWNTLGQFNWLQTITTGDTTIVSQTYNPQANQIIYVGITGDQTVLNAVPEPSTFFLLGSGLLALGLIARRRKA; from the coding sequence ATGAAAAGACTAACAACGCTATTAGCAGCATTCGTGTTATTTTCAGGCATTGGAATAAACGCCAACGCATTCGTAATTCAAGATTTCACTCTAGACTTCAGTGTTATTGATAGTGATTTTGGGACCTATTCCAACATTAACAATATCAACTATGACAGCATACTCGAACCAAATACGTGGATATTCCAAGACTTAGGAAGCGATGGAGTCTTAGGGAACGGTGACACCTTTACTGAAAGCGGTTTTATGAATTTAAGTAGTCTATCACCTGGTGGCACACCTTTTCTCTTTGACACGGATAACAGCCTTGGCTATGGAGCGAACCATAGCTTCTATGTCAACATGTACTACACAAACCTTACAGGCAGCATTTCTGAGTACGACGACAAAGGCACAACTGACCCAACTGACGACACTTGGAATTATAGTTTCGATTCGGGAGCTGGAACAGTAGGCTGGTATTTTGATAATGATGCCGATCCTTCAAATGGGACAATAAGTACTCTATTAACAGGTCACGTCATTCCCCTCTCAAGCGGAACTGCTGATGGCTTCCTCTCTGGCGCAGGAGCATCCTCAAACTGGGATGTAACAGCAGAAATTGACACGGTAAATATTGCAGGTTTCTTACTTGATGAAGAGGGTAATGAATTATGGAATACCCTCGGGCAATTCAATTGGCTACAGACAATAACAACTGGGGACACAACAATTGTAAGCCAAACATATAACCCCCAAGCCAATCAAATAATATATGTAGGCATAACTGGCGACCAAACTGTTTTAAACGCCGTTCCTGAACCTTCCACCTTCTTTCTTCTCGGTAGCGGACTGCTTGCTCTTGGGCTGATTGCTCGCCGCCGCAAAGCATAA